From Chloroflexaceae bacterium:
TGCGGGGAAACGGGGTTTCCCTGTTGCAGCGAAAGATTTTTCGCCCCAACAACAACGACAGGATGAAAAACCTGCACGTCACGCTCGGCAGCGAACCGGTGGACCTGCTTCCTGAACGGGCGCTGTTCTGGCCCCGTGAGCGCACCCTGATCGTCGCCGACGCTCACTTCGGCAAGGCCGCCAGCTTCCGCGCCGCGGCCATCGCCGTTCCTGAGAGCGCCGCCGCCGACCTGGCCCGGCTCACCGCTGCTCTGCAACGCACCGGCGCCGCCCGCCTGGTACTGCTGGGCGACTTCCTGCACGCCCGCGCCGGTCGCGTCCCGGCCGTGCTCGCCGCCATCGCCGCCTGGCGCGCTGCCCATCCTCGCCTGGAGACCCTCCTTGTGCGCGGCAACCACGATGTGCGCGCTGGCGACCCGCCTGCGGCCTGGGGCATCGCCTGCGTTAACGCGCCCTTTCTTCTCGGTCCCTTCGTCCTCTGCCACGATCCCGACACGCCCGCACCGGCCTACGTTCTGGCCGGCCACCTCCATCCCGCCGTCGTTCTGACCGGGCCAGGCCGCCAGCGCGAACGGCTGCCCTGCTTCCTCATCGGCCCCAGCCGGGCCATCCTGCCCGCCTTCGGCAGCTTCACCGGCCACGCCACGGTATCCCCCGCCGCTGATGAACGCGCCTATGTTATCGCCAGCGAGGTCATTGAAGTGCAACAGCCCGGCGGGTTCTGAGGACCCGCCGGGCCGCTGTGTTCATCTACGGGCGGTCCAACCTGGAAGGTTGCGCCGACCCGCTTTCCCTGGTGTTCACCCCAGCAACATGAACAGCGCGTTGATCGCGTATGCAATGCCCCCGAAGGTGAGCAGGGTGATCACGCCTGCCAGCACAAGGGCCGTGGTTTCCGAGACCTCGCCGAACAACCCCCGGCTTTCCGTGCGTCCGTCGCGACGCGCTACCTGCGATACGCGCTGATTCATTGCTTCCATGGGTGACACCTCATTACAGACCATCTCAAAACGATTGATAGTTGGGTGGGCAAGAAATTTTCTCTGCCCATCATCCTGCTTACTAGTCTGTAAGATAAGTTTCCTGGCAATTCCGCCTCTCTCCCATTCTCTCCCCGTTGGGTTGATGTGCTCAGCTCCCTCCTCCAGGGGGGGAGGGTTGGGGAGGGGGCAAGGTTGAGCGAAAGACCTTGTTTACAGACTACTTACAGGGTAGCCGCCCGCCGGTTCGCTGTTGAGGGGCGCCTTACCTTTCTTTCATTGAGGGATTCCTCCCCTTTTCGGGAAGAATCTCCTTCTCCGTCTGGTTTCGCTCCGCTCCTGAGGTGAAAACGAGCTGTAGATAGGCAGGATTGGGGATAGCAAAGTCTTCAGGATCTGGTTCATGCCTTCGATGGGCGGTGAAGCTGTGTGAGACGTGATGCGCTGGTTTCCCTTGTCTTTGCCTCCGTGATTGCCCCGGACGTAATATGCCGGTAACAGAATGTTTACCCGCTGGTTACGCTGGCGTATAGCGTCGTGTCGTACACTGTACAGTGGCTGCAATCACGGGTGTATGGCGCTCGTTTACCGGAACGCGGCGCGCCATCGTTGATCAAGGTGTGCGAATCAGGCCCCCTGTCCTCGTGAGGAGATCCTATGCTCGACCTGCTGACCACACTTCTGTGCACCGCACTGCTGGGAATGCTGTTCCTGGCCCTCATCGTCTGGCTGGCGCGCCGGCCCGCAGGGCCGCGCACGGTCAATCCGTATGTTCCGTCTCCGGCCGGGCAGGTCACGCCGGAGCAGTTCATTGAGTTCGACGCGCTGGTGCAACGCTGGGTGGCCGAGGAGCGCCTCTCCCCGGCGGTGGGATCTGCCATTCGCAGTCTGATCGCCGCCGACTACGCTGCCGCCGGGTTCGGCACATTCCCTTCCGCGGCTGCCACTGCGCCGAATGCCGCCTCTGCGCCCGCCGCGTCCTCCGGCGACGTGGCCCGGCCTGTCGCGCCAGTTGCGCCTGTTGCGGCGTCCCCACCCCTTGCGGCGTCGCCCGCGCCCGTCGCCGCCGCGCCGTCCGCGCCAATCGCCGCCGAACCGCCCCCCCGGGTGAGCGCCCGTTCCTGGGGCGCCGCGCTGCTGGCCCTGGGCACCCGCCGCGCCCTGCTCTATCTGGGGGCGTTCTTGCTCGTCATTTCCAGCCTGACCCTGGTGATCTTCAACTGGGCCAGCTTTTCGCCGCTGGTGCAGTTTGCCATCCTCGCCGGCACCACCGTCGCCCTCTGGGGACTTGGGACGTGGATGGCGCGCCAGCCCGCTCTGGGCGCCGCTGGCGCCAATTTGCAGGCCGTGGCCGCCCTGCTCGTCCCGGTGGTCGGTTTTGCCCTGTCGCGTCACGGTCTGCTTGATCTGGCCCCGCGCCCGGCCTGGCAACTGGCCTCGGCCCTCAGCCTGGGGTTGTACCTGCTCACCGCCTGGCGCACCCGGCGGGCCTTCTACGCTGGCGCGGCAGTGGTTGCTGCCCTCAGCCTGATCTTCGCCGCCCCCGAGGCCCTGGATGGGGGATGGAAAAGCGCCGTTGCCACGATCTTTCTGGCAGCCCTGGTCCCCCTTACCATCCGCCTGCGGTCCACCGGCGCCACGGGGTCAGCTACGGGCGTGGCCCACGTCAGCCTGGTAGGGGCGCCGTTGCTGGCCCTGGGCGCTTGCACCCTCTACCTGGCCGGCCTGAGCGACGGCCTCGCCTTCGGCGTTACCCTCCTGGTCACCGCCCTGTTCTGCGTCCTGCGCTACCGGGCCGACCGGCGCGGCTGGTGGTTCTGGGCCGCTGTTGCGCTACCGCCCCTGGCGCTGGTGGTGATCCTCGCCGAGTTCGATCCGCCCCTGCGCGTGCAGGCCCTGGCACTGGCCCTCCTGGCCCTGGCCTACCTGTGGCTGAGCGCCGCTCTTGAACAGCGCGCACGCCCCGCCGCCGCGCCGCTGGCCCTCGGCGCGCTGCTCATTGGCGCGCTGGCCTTGCTCCCGGCGGGCCTCGATCTGAACGTGGCGCGCTTCGCCCTTGGTCCCCTGGCGGCCATGGGCCTCAGCGCCATCGTCCTGGTCGAACGGGGGCGCTTCGCCTGGCTTGGTTCCAGCCGCGATGGTCTGGCCGCCGGGGCGCTCGCTGGCGGGGGCGCCGCGCTCGCTGGCTGGCTGGGCGCGCTGCTCACCCTTACGCCGCTCACATACGGGCAGATCGGCCTGCTCCTGCTGCCCCTGGCGGCCCTGGCCTTCGCCGGCGCTCGCTGGTGGCCCGGTTCGCTTCGCCCCGCCTACGATCCCGCGCTCCAGACCCTGGGGATCTTCATCGCTCTGGCTGCCGGCGGGCTGGCGCTGGAAAACACCGCGACGCAACTCCCGGCGGCCCTGCTCCTCACGCTGATCTTCGGCGCACAGGCCGCGCTGCGGCGGGGCTGGCCGTGGGCTGTCCTCAGCCTGGGCGCGGGTCTCCTTGTCGCATGGTTCGCTCTCGAGCGTTTCGTTCCCGGCGCGGCCTGGACCCGCGCCGCGACGCTCACTGCCCTGGCCCTGAGCGCCGCCTACACCCTCGGCGGCGAACGGCTGCGCGCCACGGCGCTGCGTTACTGGACCTGGCCGGCGATTGCCTGGGGCGCGCTTGCCGGCGCGTTCGCCGCCGCGCTGGCTCTGCTCCAGGTCTTTGACAGGCATCCCCTCGCCGCGCTGACCTTCCTGAGCCTGGCGGGGCTGGCGGCGCTGCACAGTTTCCGCTGGCGCCAACCGCTGCTGGGCTATGGCGTGGCGCTGCTCCTGGCCACCGGCGCGCTCGTCGCCGCCGGTCAGGGCTTCTTCACCGCCTGGCAGCCGCAACTCGGCGACCTGGCCCTGGTGGTCTGCGCCCTGGCCCTGGGCCTGGCATTGCTCGGCCAGGCCCTGCGCCGCGTTGACCGGAGCTATGGGCCGCCCTACGAGTGGGTGGCCTTCTTCCTACTGCCCCTCGCGCCGCTGCTGGTCCTGGGCGACTCGGCCCGTCTCGCTCTCATCTGGGGCAGCATGGCCGGTCTCTACGCCCTGGCGCTCTGGCGCTACCGGCAACCCTGGCTCCTGGCCCTGGCCTTCATCGCGGCCGACCTGGCGACGTTCCACGCCGTCGCCTGGCAGTTGCCCGACAACCCGCGGGAACAGGCCGGCCTCTTGCTGGCCGGGCTGGTGTGGCTCCAGGCGCTGGCGAGCGCCGCACTGCGTCGCGGGCCGGCCCCCTGGAACGTCGCCGGGCTATGGGGCTACAACAGCGCCGCGGTCGGCGGGGTGGGGGCCCTGGCCCTGGCCAGCGCCAGCGATGGGGCGCTGGCGAGCGCCGCGCTTGCGCTGGCGGCGCTGCTCGCCGTGCTGGCGCAGGTCGAACGTAGCGAGGCCGTGGCCTGGGGCAGTCTGGCGCTGGCGGTGCCGGGGGCCTGGCTGGCGCACACCGCCGCGGGGCTGG
This genomic window contains:
- the pdeM gene encoding ligase-associated DNA damage response endonuclease PdeM, which gives rise to MKNLHVTLGSEPVDLLPERALFWPRERTLIVADAHFGKAASFRAAAIAVPESAAADLARLTAALQRTGAARLVLLGDFLHARAGRVPAVLAAIAAWRAAHPRLETLLVRGNHDVRAGDPPAAWGIACVNAPFLLGPFVLCHDPDTPAPAYVLAGHLHPAVVLTGPGRQRERLPCFLIGPSRAILPAFGSFTGHATVSPAADERAYVIASEVIEVQQPGGF
- a CDS encoding DUF2157 domain-containing protein; this translates as MLDLLTTLLCTALLGMLFLALIVWLARRPAGPRTVNPYVPSPAGQVTPEQFIEFDALVQRWVAEERLSPAVGSAIRSLIAADYAAAGFGTFPSAAATAPNAASAPAASSGDVARPVAPVAPVAASPPLAASPAPVAAAPSAPIAAEPPPRVSARSWGAALLALGTRRALLYLGAFLLVISSLTLVIFNWASFSPLVQFAILAGTTVALWGLGTWMARQPALGAAGANLQAVAALLVPVVGFALSRHGLLDLAPRPAWQLASALSLGLYLLTAWRTRRAFYAGAAVVAALSLIFAAPEALDGGWKSAVATIFLAALVPLTIRLRSTGATGSATGVAHVSLVGAPLLALGACTLYLAGLSDGLAFGVTLLVTALFCVLRYRADRRGWWFWAAVALPPLALVVILAEFDPPLRVQALALALLALAYLWLSAALEQRARPAAAPLALGALLIGALALLPAGLDLNVARFALGPLAAMGLSAIVLVERGRFAWLGSSRDGLAAGALAGGGAALAGWLGALLTLTPLTYGQIGLLLLPLAALAFAGARWWPGSLRPAYDPALQTLGIFIALAAGGLALENTATQLPAALLLTLIFGAQAALRRGWPWAVLSLGAGLLVAWFALERFVPGAAWTRAATLTALALSAAYTLGGERLRATALRYWTWPAIAWGALAGAFAAALALLQVFDRHPLAALTFLSLAGLAALHSFRWRQPLLGYGVALLLATGALVAAGQGFFTAWQPQLGDLALVVCALALGLALLGQALRRVDRSYGPPYEWVAFFLLPLAPLLVLGDSARLALIWGSMAGLYALALWRYRQPWLLALAFIAADLATFHAVAWQLPDNPREQAGLLLAGLVWLQALASAALRRGPAPWNVAGLWGYNSAAVGGVGALALASASDGALASAALALAALLAVLAQVERSEAVAWGSLALAVPGAWLAHTAAGLEGAWAAAWLVLELVGLSLLGWLAIRSGLVLWRRVTGDGALGAAALLTLGATLGGQLAPLTFALASLGLLLATVAVREQQAAYAYGAGGAFVGAALSQLAGWGVRELQWYVIPAGLYLLVLAGGLRRFQGQRRASQLIEAAAVMLLLGVTTAQALLPEGGLFYSLLLFGESLVMATYGALSRLRVPFVGGIAFFVAGVLWMTVDTVRLANQWVILGIVGLMMVLAYVVLERHQERLLRAGRFWAEQLRAWE